One part of the Prochlorococcus marinus str. MIT 9313 genome encodes these proteins:
- a CDS encoding DUF565 domain-containing protein, which translates to MPQQLQFTRFQRSVGQAGERLEFWAVNPWRRSSLFVIVLLITFLLGSSVGTISGALDLMDPIGALLTVVIWEMMVRLRRQWPAPKRAVLARQLLDMARIGLLYGLLLEGFKLL; encoded by the coding sequence ATGCCCCAACAACTTCAGTTCACTCGCTTTCAACGCAGTGTTGGTCAAGCAGGAGAGCGCCTGGAATTTTGGGCTGTGAACCCATGGCGGAGAAGCTCATTGTTTGTGATCGTTTTATTAATAACCTTTCTGTTAGGCAGCTCAGTTGGAACGATCAGTGGCGCTTTAGACCTCATGGACCCCATCGGAGCCCTTCTCACTGTAGTGATTTGGGAAATGATGGTGAGATTACGGCGCCAGTGGCCTGCTCCCAAGCGGGCCGTTCTGGCACGTCAATTATTAGACATGGCAAGGATTGGTCTGCTTTACGGCCTGCTCCTAGAAGGCTTCAAGTTGTTGTGA